In Nocardia sp. NBC_00403, one DNA window encodes the following:
- a CDS encoding SDR family oxidoreductase yields the protein MSYDNLTGRTAVVTGAASGMGEATARTLARSGARVALLARRTGRLTELAAKIAADGGTAAVVTVDVTDPDSVTAATARVHEIFGPASVVVNAAGVMLPNPILAARDDEWARMVDTNITGVLRVIRAFVTDLVTAADAGHPADLVNVSSIGAHVAFPDYAVYGATKAAITQLSAMLRTELGPRNVRVTNIEPGLTDTELGSHIDNPELTDQLDGMFIAIPALSADDVADLIAYTVSRPAHVNLRQIVVLPTKQA from the coding sequence ATGAGTTACGACAACCTCACCGGTCGGACCGCCGTTGTTACCGGAGCGGCAAGCGGCATGGGCGAGGCCACCGCCCGCACGCTCGCCCGATCCGGCGCCCGCGTCGCACTGCTGGCACGGCGCACCGGTCGGCTGACCGAACTGGCTGCGAAGATCGCCGCGGACGGCGGTACGGCGGCGGTGGTCACCGTCGACGTCACCGACCCGGACAGCGTCACCGCGGCAACGGCCCGGGTACACGAGATATTCGGCCCTGCGAGTGTGGTCGTCAACGCCGCTGGCGTCATGCTGCCCAATCCGATTCTCGCGGCCCGCGACGACGAATGGGCGCGCATGGTCGACACCAACATCACAGGCGTGCTGCGCGTAATCCGAGCTTTCGTCACCGACCTCGTCACTGCCGCGGACGCCGGGCACCCGGCCGACCTGGTCAACGTCTCCTCGATCGGCGCCCACGTCGCCTTTCCCGACTACGCGGTCTACGGTGCGACGAAGGCGGCTATCACGCAGCTGTCAGCGATGTTGCGCACCGAACTCGGGCCACGAAACGTCCGCGTCACCAACATTGAGCCCGGCCTCACCGACACCGAATTGGGCAGCCACATCGACAATCCCGAGCTCACCGACCAGCTCGACGGAATGTTCATCGCCATACCGGCACTCAGCGCCGACGACGTCGCCGACCTGATCGCCTACACCGTCAGCCGCCCCGCGCACGTCAACCTTCGTCAGATCGTCGTGCTGCCGACCAAACAGGCATGA
- a CDS encoding NAD(P)H-binding protein yields the protein MILVTGASGNVGGALVAELAAQRRPVRALVRDAGKTTQRHEVQFVEGDLNRPDSLSEALADVEAVFLLGGFRDMPGVLAKARAAGVAHVVLLSSRSVVGGHADNAIVKMHMTGEAAIDASGIDWTFLRPSGFMSNTFEWLEQLRAGDVVRAPFGGVPIAAIDPRDIASVAAAVLTRREQYGRSHALSGPAALLPADRLEMLAQILDRPLRLTAQSDAEARVEMSRTTPAEYVDAFFRFFADGEFDDAPVVPTVQEITGRPPRTFEDWATDHAEAFR from the coding sequence ATGATCTTGGTAACGGGTGCCTCCGGCAATGTCGGAGGCGCACTTGTCGCGGAGTTGGCCGCACAGAGACGTCCGGTACGCGCATTGGTTCGCGACGCGGGGAAAACCACCCAGCGCCACGAAGTCCAGTTCGTCGAAGGCGATTTGAACCGACCGGACAGCCTGTCCGAAGCCCTCGCCGATGTCGAGGCAGTGTTCCTGCTCGGCGGCTTCCGCGATATGCCAGGGGTGCTCGCGAAGGCGCGGGCGGCAGGGGTCGCGCATGTCGTGTTGCTGTCGTCGCGATCGGTGGTGGGTGGTCACGCCGACAATGCCATCGTCAAGATGCACATGACCGGTGAGGCCGCGATCGACGCATCGGGTATCGACTGGACGTTCCTGCGGCCGAGCGGCTTCATGTCCAACACCTTCGAGTGGCTCGAACAGCTACGGGCCGGTGATGTGGTGCGCGCGCCGTTCGGCGGAGTACCGATAGCCGCCATCGATCCACGTGACATCGCGAGCGTCGCCGCGGCGGTGCTTACCCGCCGTGAGCAATACGGGCGTAGTCATGCACTCAGCGGCCCTGCGGCTCTGCTGCCCGCGGATCGTCTGGAGATGCTGGCCCAGATCCTCGACCGGCCACTGCGTTTGACGGCACAGTCCGACGCCGAGGCGAGGGTCGAGATGAGCCGGACCACCCCGGCCGAGTACGTCGATGCCTTCTTCCGGTTCTTCGCCGACGGCGAGTTCGACGATGCGCCTGTCGTGCCCACGGTGCAGGAGATCACCGGACGGCCACCTCGCACCTTCGAGGACTGGGCCACCGATCACGCGGAGGCGTTCCGATGA
- a CDS encoding MBL fold metallo-hydrolase, with protein MKRSTVSLLALLCVAGCSSTVEHPPGESAPVVGRFASANPGSVNTYWWQAPQGLVVVDTQRSLTDAHAALAAAEATGSPIAAVLITHSHPDHVGGVGVFHQASPNAPVYASAPVDTSMRTDPLHFYDVTRALPNSDYALQITYPDHTFAPGATIDAAGTALETAEFGPGETETATAYYDPKTRALFAGDLVADKATPALLEGHSCGWLVDLDRLRTRFPHIRTIYPGHGAPGGPELIEEQRTYLEHFRHLVRAALPDGTDLTEDKLNSITAELSRDYPGYPSVASLPTLVEENVKSVAREIRAEDPGTLPTPCRAG; from the coding sequence ATGAAGCGATCGACAGTGTCTTTGCTCGCCCTGCTCTGTGTGGCGGGCTGCTCGTCCACCGTCGAGCACCCGCCGGGGGAGTCCGCACCTGTGGTCGGCCGATTCGCCTCCGCCAACCCGGGTTCGGTCAATACCTACTGGTGGCAGGCCCCGCAAGGACTGGTCGTCGTCGACACCCAGCGGTCACTGACCGACGCCCACGCGGCACTGGCTGCCGCCGAGGCGACCGGCTCGCCCATAGCCGCGGTCCTGATCACCCACTCCCACCCCGACCACGTCGGTGGCGTCGGAGTGTTCCATCAGGCATCCCCCAACGCCCCGGTCTATGCCTCCGCACCCGTCGACACCTCGATGCGCACCGACCCGCTGCACTTCTACGACGTCACCCGCGCACTCCCCAATTCCGACTATGCGCTCCAAATAACCTATCCCGACCACACTTTCGCGCCAGGCGCGACGATCGACGCGGCAGGCACCGCACTGGAGACCGCCGAGTTCGGACCCGGTGAGACCGAGACCGCAACGGCCTACTACGACCCGAAGACTCGAGCCCTCTTCGCCGGAGACCTGGTAGCGGACAAAGCAACTCCCGCGCTGCTGGAGGGGCATTCCTGCGGCTGGCTCGTCGATCTCGACCGACTGCGCACCCGTTTCCCACACATCCGAACGATCTATCCAGGCCACGGCGCGCCCGGCGGCCCCGAACTCATCGAGGAACAGCGCACCTACCTCGAGCATTTCCGCCACCTGGTGCGCGCCGCGCTTCCCGACGGCACGGATCTCACCGAGGACAAGCTGAACTCGATCACCGCAGAACTGTCGCGCGACTATCCCGGCTACCCATCGGTCGCCTCGCTCCCCACATTGGTGGAGGAGAACGTCAAGAGCGTGGCGAGAGAAATCCGCGCCGAGGACCCCGGCACGCTACCCACCCCGTGCCGGGCCGGTTGA
- a CDS encoding NUDIX hydrolase → MPGGRIETDETPEECVAREITEETQWPVTTGPILDSWIYYINQVEKHVFIVTYGCYPDTDAEPVLSHEHKGVGLFREDEIAGLNMPDGYKRSVMTWFAQLRAAENVQRG, encoded by the coding sequence TTGCCGGGCGGCAGAATCGAAACCGACGAGACGCCCGAAGAGTGTGTAGCTCGCGAGATCACCGAAGAGACGCAGTGGCCGGTTACCACGGGGCCGATTCTCGACTCATGGATCTACTACATCAACCAGGTCGAGAAGCATGTGTTCATCGTGACCTACGGCTGCTACCCGGACACCGACGCCGAACCAGTTTTGTCGCACGAACACAAAGGGGTCGGGTTGTTTCGTGAGGACGAGATAGCTGGCTTGAACATGCCAGACGGCTACAAGCGATCCGTCATGACTTGGTTCGCTCAACTCCGGGCAGCGGAGAACGTCCAAAGGGGGTGA